One window from the genome of Pseudanabaena yagii GIHE-NHR1 encodes:
- a CDS encoding diguanylate cyclase domain-containing protein has translation MNSNSSLETKGNILLIDDLPENLKLLTELLSNLGYTVRSAISGSRALKSARVKLPDIVLLDIQMPEMDGYQVCQGFKADPDLCDIPILFISALDETFDKLKAFQVGGVDYITKPFQLEEVVARLETHLTIQRQKKQLQDEIAKRKQTELILQEANRKLELMANLDGLTQIANRRCFDSHLNREWQRHQREQNPLALILIDIDYFKRYNDSYGHQGGDDCLIRVAKAIAQVPKRSTDLTARYGGEEFVVVLCNTDKEGALKIAAEIQTAIANLAIAHQSSDVHNYVTLSMGIVSLIPTVEKSVETLIAFADQSLYVAKEQGRNRAIAYLVT, from the coding sequence GTGAATTCAAACTCTTCATTAGAAACTAAAGGCAATATTCTTTTAATAGATGATTTGCCAGAAAATTTAAAGCTATTAACTGAATTACTTTCTAATCTTGGTTATACGGTTCGTAGTGCCATTAGTGGAAGTAGAGCGCTCAAAAGTGCAAGAGTCAAACTTCCTGATATCGTGCTACTTGATATCCAAATGCCTGAGATGGATGGTTATCAAGTTTGTCAAGGTTTTAAGGCTGATCCCGATCTCTGTGATATTCCGATTCTTTTCATTAGCGCATTAGATGAAACCTTTGATAAATTAAAAGCCTTTCAAGTTGGTGGTGTTGACTACATTACGAAACCATTTCAACTTGAAGAAGTTGTTGCTCGCCTAGAAACTCACCTAACGATTCAGAGACAGAAGAAACAATTACAAGATGAAATCGCTAAACGTAAGCAAACTGAACTGATTTTGCAGGAAGCAAATCGCAAGTTAGAGTTAATGGCTAACTTAGATGGGTTAACGCAAATTGCTAATCGCCGATGCTTTGATAGCCATCTCAATCGCGAATGGCAACGTCATCAAAGAGAACAAAATCCTCTGGCACTAATCCTGATTGATATCGACTATTTCAAGCGTTATAACGATAGTTACGGACATCAAGGTGGTGATGATTGCTTAATTCGAGTTGCCAAAGCGATCGCCCAAGTTCCCAAACGTTCTACAGATTTAACGGCAAGGTATGGTGGTGAAGAGTTTGTAGTGGTTCTTTGTAATACAGATAAGGAAGGAGCGCTAAAAATTGCTGCTGAAATCCAAACAGCGATCGCCAATCTTGCTATTGCTCACCAAAGTTCAGATGTTCATAACTACGTCACCCTGAGCATGGGAATTGTTAGCCTGATTCCCACAGTAGAAAAAAGTGTAGAAACTCTGATTGCCTTCGCTGATCAATCTTTGTATGTGGCTAAGGAGCAGGGACGCAATCGGGCGATCGCTTACCTTGTTACATAA
- a CDS encoding DUF1257 domain-containing protein translates to MSHFSTLRTKITDAEVLKSSLRDLGITVNTEADVRGYNSQRIRADIVATLEGDYDLGWSRNADGSFDLIADLWGVAKKHNQTELINSINQKYAVNKALAEVKRPGLNNANVKLVLQ, encoded by the coding sequence ATGTCTCATTTCAGCACTCTTCGCACAAAAATTACTGATGCCGAAGTCCTCAAGTCGTCTTTGCGCGATCTGGGTATTACCGTTAATACTGAAGCTGATGTTCGTGGCTATAACAGCCAACGCATCCGTGCCGACATTGTAGCGACTCTTGAAGGTGACTATGATCTAGGTTGGTCACGCAATGCTGATGGATCTTTTGATCTAATTGCTGATCTCTGGGGTGTTGCGAAAAAGCACAATCAGACTGAACTGATCAATTCGATCAATCAAAAGTATGCAGTGAACAAGGCTCTAGCTGAAGTGAAGCGTCCTGGTCTAAACAATGCAAACGTCAAACTCGTCTTGCAGTAA
- a CDS encoding ATP-binding protein: MYKPRPAKPPKHPLISMRLFLIAPFAILLIGAMGAVGYLSFRNGQKAVNDISEQLQQEINFRVKERFQGYLKAPHLANQSKEPIREFLQTLQVGKSGLVFILEPSGELIATSLDNQAINKNQIKALDSKPVLTQSVQSLRSQFGDFAKIQQATRLDFQLNGERYFLAVSPIKDEYGLNWLAAVVIREADFMEQININSRDTILLSIAALSLALSMSFFIARLMSRFVRDLNKSAKAIANGEMEQFVEVNGCAELEALAGSFNQMAGQLKTSFETLENRVQERTNELAVAKDKAEVANKAKSAFIANMSHELRSPLNAIIGFSQVMLRTKNLSPEQYENINIIHRSGEYLLTLINNVLDFSKIEAGKITLNPQDIDLYQLLDDLENMLHLRAVNAGLELILDRGDNLPRYIHTDGVKLRQVLLNLLGNAIKFTRQGEVVMSISALESSESQDYTLNFQVSDTGVGIAPEELDKLFEVFSQTKSGRESQEGTGLGLAISRQFVRLMGGDITVMSKLGKGTTFNFSIQTQLGNEIIGETFDKRQVVALAPNQPDYRILVVDDKPINRQLLVRLLAPLGFDIKESSNGQEAIVMWETWQPHLIWMDMRMPVMDGYEATKYIKSTTQGNATAIIALTASVLEQERAIILSAGCDDFMRKPFKERAIFAALTKHLGVKYTYSDSANDQVDTAFDSATPLDLSVMSDEWRSQIHEVALEGDSNRVTQLLREIPDQEAAIVKALERYAHQFQFDEMLELISSLA; this comes from the coding sequence ATGTATAAACCTCGCCCTGCCAAGCCACCCAAACATCCCCTGATTTCGATGAGGTTATTCCTAATCGCGCCCTTTGCAATACTACTTATTGGAGCGATGGGAGCAGTTGGTTATTTGTCCTTTCGCAATGGGCAGAAGGCAGTTAACGATATTTCAGAACAACTTCAACAGGAAATAAATTTTAGGGTTAAGGAGCGCTTTCAGGGTTACTTAAAGGCTCCGCATTTAGCGAATCAATCTAAAGAGCCAATTCGTGAATTTTTGCAAACTCTACAGGTTGGTAAATCAGGCTTGGTATTTATACTTGAGCCATCTGGGGAGTTAATAGCCACATCCCTAGACAATCAAGCCATTAACAAAAATCAAATCAAGGCTCTGGATAGTAAACCTGTCCTAACTCAAAGTGTGCAATCTTTGCGATCGCAGTTTGGTGATTTCGCAAAGATTCAGCAAGCTACGCGCTTAGATTTTCAGCTAAATGGCGAAAGGTATTTTCTCGCAGTCTCACCAATTAAAGATGAATACGGGCTGAATTGGCTGGCGGCTGTAGTCATACGTGAAGCTGATTTCATGGAGCAGATTAACATCAATTCTCGCGATACGATTTTGCTATCGATCGCGGCTTTGAGTTTAGCGCTCAGCATGAGTTTTTTTATTGCTCGACTCATGTCGCGCTTTGTTCGTGATCTGAACAAGTCTGCTAAAGCAATCGCCAATGGGGAAATGGAGCAGTTTGTAGAAGTAAATGGCTGTGCAGAACTGGAAGCTCTGGCAGGTTCGTTTAATCAGATGGCTGGGCAGTTAAAGACCTCTTTTGAAACCCTAGAAAATCGCGTTCAGGAACGCACCAATGAGCTAGCAGTTGCCAAGGATAAAGCGGAAGTTGCGAACAAGGCAAAAAGTGCGTTTATCGCGAATATGAGTCATGAATTGCGATCGCCACTCAATGCAATTATTGGCTTTTCTCAGGTAATGCTCCGCACGAAAAACCTATCGCCAGAGCAGTACGAAAACATCAATATCATTCATCGTAGCGGCGAATATTTATTGACACTAATTAATAATGTGCTTGATTTTTCTAAAATCGAAGCAGGGAAAATCACGCTCAATCCCCAAGATATTGATTTATATCAATTGCTGGATGATTTAGAAAATATGCTCCATCTTAGGGCAGTGAACGCTGGCTTGGAGCTAATTTTAGATCGAGGTGATAATTTACCGCGCTACATTCACACTGATGGCGTGAAGCTCCGCCAAGTTTTACTAAATTTGTTAGGTAATGCCATCAAATTTACCCGTCAAGGTGAAGTGGTAATGAGTATAAGCGCTCTGGAAAGTTCAGAATCTCAAGACTATACTTTGAATTTTCAGGTGAGCGATACAGGCGTGGGAATTGCTCCTGAAGAGTTAGATAAATTATTTGAAGTTTTTAGCCAAACCAAATCTGGTCGAGAATCTCAAGAAGGTACAGGCTTAGGCTTAGCGATTAGTCGCCAGTTTGTGCGGTTAATGGGAGGAGATATTACCGTTATGAGTAAACTTGGTAAAGGCACTACTTTTAATTTCTCAATTCAAACTCAGCTAGGTAACGAAATAATCGGTGAAACCTTTGACAAGCGCCAAGTCGTTGCCCTTGCTCCCAATCAACCTGACTACAGGATTTTAGTAGTAGATGATAAGCCAATTAATCGTCAATTATTAGTGAGATTGCTTGCTCCGCTTGGGTTTGACATTAAAGAATCAAGTAATGGGCAAGAAGCGATCGTCATGTGGGAAACATGGCAACCCCATTTAATTTGGATGGATATGCGGATGCCTGTAATGGATGGTTATGAGGCAACTAAGTACATCAAATCCACAACTCAAGGCAATGCGACCGCGATCATTGCGCTAACGGCTAGTGTCTTAGAACAGGAAAGAGCGATTATTTTATCGGCAGGGTGTGATGATTTTATGCGTAAACCTTTTAAAGAGCGGGCAATTTTTGCCGCCTTAACAAAACATCTAGGGGTGAAATATACCTATTCTGATTCTGCTAATGACCAAGTAGACACTGCGTTTGATTCGGCAACACCCTTAGATTTATCGGTGATGTCCGACGAATGGCGATCGCAAATACACGAAGTTGCCCTAGAGGGTGATAGTAATCGAGTTACTCAATTACTTAGAGAAATACCTGATCAAGAAGCCGCGATCGTCAAAGCTCTAGAAAGATATGCTCACCAGTTTCAATTTGATGAAATGCTCGAATTGATCAGTAGCTTGGCATAG
- the ycf46 gene encoding stress-responsive protein Ycf46 — MQEQLSILIQAQYPLIYLNTPEEERAERAIATISQLKPVRRVFVWTSTRGIVEHGQATAAAQHNTESIQAALQWVIRADQKDPAIYIFKDAHPFFDHPVAVRFLRDAVANFKGTQKTIILMSPIQVIPVELEKDIVVLDFPLPDIKAIEEVLDQQLGQVRTKKISSETREKLVRAALGLTQDEAEKVYRKAQVTSGRLTEEEVDIVLSEKQQLIRRNGILEYIEDEEDLDAVGGLEELKHWLQQRSNAFSQRARNYGLPQPKGMLILGVPGCGKSLIAKTTARLWSLPLIRLDMGRVYDGSTVGKSEANLRNALKVAESISPMILFIDELDKAFAGGAGSADSDGGTSSRIFGTFLTWMQEKKSPVFVMATANRIEKLPGEFLRKGRFDELFFVDLPNSEERRDIFRIHLRKRRPDLERFDLEQLSKVSDGFSGAEIEQAVIAAMYEAFAQDREFTQLDIISAVKSTTPLSRTMTEQVAALRDWARMRARPAATSVAEYQRMEF, encoded by the coding sequence ATGCAAGAACAACTTAGCATTTTAATTCAAGCCCAATATCCCTTGATCTACCTCAACACCCCAGAGGAAGAAAGAGCAGAACGGGCAATCGCTACCATCTCTCAACTCAAACCTGTACGTCGCGTCTTTGTATGGACTTCGACTCGTGGCATTGTTGAGCATGGTCAAGCGACAGCAGCAGCCCAACACAACACCGAGTCAATCCAAGCAGCTTTGCAATGGGTTATCCGTGCCGATCAAAAAGATCCTGCTATTTACATCTTTAAAGACGCACATCCTTTCTTTGATCATCCCGTAGCTGTTAGATTCTTACGGGATGCAGTGGCTAACTTTAAGGGCACTCAAAAAACAATCATTTTGATGTCGCCCATTCAAGTAATCCCTGTTGAACTAGAGAAAGACATCGTTGTACTTGATTTTCCTCTGCCAGATATTAAAGCGATCGAAGAAGTCCTCGACCAACAGCTTGGACAAGTCCGCACTAAGAAGATATCTTCAGAAACTCGCGAAAAGCTAGTCAGGGCAGCCCTAGGTCTTACTCAAGATGAAGCTGAAAAGGTCTATCGGAAAGCCCAAGTCACCAGTGGTCGGCTTACTGAAGAAGAAGTTGATATCGTCCTTTCCGAAAAGCAACAACTAATTCGGCGCAATGGCATTCTCGAATATATCGAAGATGAAGAAGATTTAGATGCAGTTGGGGGACTAGAAGAGTTAAAGCACTGGTTGCAACAGCGATCGAATGCCTTTAGCCAAAGAGCCAGAAACTATGGATTACCTCAACCGAAGGGAATGCTGATTCTCGGTGTCCCCGGTTGTGGAAAATCCTTAATTGCCAAGACTACGGCTCGACTATGGTCGCTACCACTTATTCGCCTTGATATGGGTCGCGTTTATGATGGTTCTACTGTAGGTAAGTCAGAAGCAAATTTACGCAATGCCCTCAAAGTTGCCGAGTCGATTTCACCAATGATTCTATTTATTGATGAACTAGATAAAGCCTTTGCTGGTGGTGCAGGTTCGGCAGATTCCGATGGTGGTACATCATCACGAATCTTTGGTACGTTCCTAACATGGATGCAGGAAAAGAAATCACCTGTATTTGTTATGGCAACTGCCAATCGTATCGAAAAGTTACCGGGGGAATTTCTTCGGAAGGGGCGTTTTGACGAGTTATTCTTCGTTGATTTACCTAATTCCGAAGAACGGAGAGATATCTTCCGAATTCATTTACGGAAGCGTCGTCCAGATTTAGAAAGGTTCGATCTTGAGCAGCTATCGAAAGTAAGCGATGGTTTTTCGGGGGCAGAGATCGAGCAAGCGGTAATAGCCGCTATGTATGAAGCTTTTGCCCAAGATCGGGAGTTTACACAGCTAGATATCATTTCGGCTGTGAAATCTACAACTCCCCTCTCACGCACAATGACTGAGCAGGTTGCTGCTCTGCGTGACTGGGCAAGGATGCGGGCAAGACCCGCCGCCACCTCTGTCGCTGAATATCAGCGTATGGAGTTTTAA
- a CDS encoding ABC transporter substrate-binding protein, producing the protein MRYLLRRFLAWFAIALLLLTALWGCTNGKAINANKFGITDRTEERIVLGTTSKIRTLDPADANEFFISNVFYNTLERLYTYKEGSNEVVPQLATDMPKVSDDGLTYTVPVRTGIKFHDRTNFNAYTMKFALERFINSKGTPAYILGDVIESISAPNDTELIFKLKQPLQFFPKFLAFTGAAAISPQVYKHIKDEKTGALLFLPDKLVGTGPYQVTQFVEGSYLRLDAFPDYWGKKPINKGIDIQFFSSNANLLNAFKTGAVDVAFQTLTPTQVKNVELNAKQNGWTIASGQGATILYMVLNTQQSPLNDVRVRQALAAAIDRPLLGSRIFFNQRAPLYSLIPSAFADSKPVFEKYGGEGNGKLARQLLQDAGYSDDKPAQVTIWYSPKYGGNGDLVASTLRASIQKNVGKILQVKTERVENTVGYAFIDKGVYPSYLLDWTPDILDPDNYIKPFLDCEEAEGERCKKGGSQFQGSFYNSPKMNELIANQRKERDAAKRSQMLQQIQDLLAQDVPFIPLWQNKEYAFAQKGVDGVKIEPNQQLPYWNISKS; encoded by the coding sequence ATGAGATATTTGCTGCGTCGCTTTTTGGCTTGGTTTGCGATCGCTCTATTGTTATTAACTGCTCTTTGGGGCTGCACTAATGGTAAAGCTATTAATGCAAATAAATTTGGCATAACCGATCGCACAGAGGAGCGCATCGTTTTAGGTACAACCAGCAAAATCCGTACCCTTGATCCTGCCGATGCTAATGAATTTTTTATCAGCAATGTCTTTTACAATACTCTCGAACGCCTTTACACCTACAAAGAAGGCTCCAATGAGGTTGTACCGCAATTAGCGACAGATATGCCCAAAGTTAGCGATGATGGCTTAACTTACACCGTACCAGTACGGACAGGCATCAAATTTCACGATCGCACTAACTTTAATGCCTATACGATGAAATTTGCCTTGGAACGCTTCATCAACTCCAAGGGGACACCAGCCTATATTTTGGGCGATGTAATCGAATCAATTTCTGCTCCTAATGACACCGAGCTAATTTTCAAACTCAAACAACCTTTACAATTTTTCCCTAAGTTTTTAGCCTTTACAGGTGCAGCCGCCATTTCACCTCAGGTCTACAAACATATTAAGGATGAAAAGACAGGTGCGCTGTTATTCCTGCCCGATAAATTAGTAGGTACGGGTCCCTATCAAGTCACCCAGTTTGTAGAAGGTAGTTATTTACGCCTTGATGCTTTCCCTGACTACTGGGGCAAAAAGCCGATTAACAAGGGCATTGATATCCAGTTTTTCTCATCTAATGCCAACTTGCTCAATGCTTTTAAAACAGGAGCTGTGGATGTTGCTTTTCAGACACTCACGCCTACGCAAGTCAAGAATGTTGAACTTAACGCCAAGCAGAATGGCTGGACGATCGCTTCAGGACAGGGGGCAACGATTCTCTATATGGTTTTGAATACGCAGCAATCACCTCTCAATGATGTGCGTGTGCGTCAAGCCCTTGCTGCGGCGATTGATCGCCCATTACTAGGATCACGCATATTTTTTAATCAACGCGCCCCACTCTATAGTTTAATTCCTAGTGCTTTTGCGGACTCTAAGCCTGTATTTGAAAAATATGGCGGCGAAGGCAACGGCAAGCTCGCAAGACAACTACTCCAAGACGCAGGATATTCCGACGATAAACCCGCTCAAGTTACGATCTGGTATTCGCCGAAATATGGTGGTAATGGAGACCTTGTGGCAAGTACTCTCCGCGCCTCCATTCAGAAAAATGTAGGTAAAATTCTGCAAGTTAAGACTGAACGGGTGGAAAATACAGTTGGATATGCGTTCATTGACAAAGGTGTATATCCCAGTTACTTACTAGATTGGACTCCCGATATTCTCGATCCTGATAACTACATCAAGCCATTCCTAGACTGTGAAGAGGCGGAAGGCGAGCGCTGTAAAAAAGGTGGTAGCCAGTTCCAAGGCTCGTTTTATAACAGTCCAAAAATGAATGAGTTAATCGCTAATCAGCGTAAAGAGCGTGATGCAGCGAAGCGATCGCAAATGTTGCAACAAATTCAAGACCTGTTAGCTCAAGATGTGCCATTCATTCCTCTGTGGCAAAACAAAGAATATGCCTTTGCTCAAAAAGGAGTCGATGGAGTCAAAATTGAACCCAACCAACAGCTTCCCTATTGGAATATCTCCAAGTCATGA